The Microbulbifer sp. YPW1 genome contains a region encoding:
- a CDS encoding 16S rRNA (uracil(1498)-N(3))-methyltransferase, translating to MRIPRIFSAEPLAGKTEVQLDEAASRHLVKVLRLGPGRPLILFDGKGGEYTAELLEAGKKARAKVGDYCEDDRQSPLAITLAIGISRGDRFDWVIQKATELGVKDIQPLFTERCEVKLSGDRLQKKLGQWQQIAISACEQSARNRVPEILPPMKLPQYLDEQRDSVDGDVAGNTLKLVLHHRTEETLAQLEQQLGRPRSTLLLVGPEGGLSAEEIELALDKGFHALRLGPRVLRTETAPVAALSVLQFQWGDF from the coding sequence TTGCGTATTCCCCGTATTTTTTCCGCCGAACCACTGGCGGGTAAAACCGAAGTTCAATTAGACGAAGCTGCGTCGCGTCATCTGGTGAAAGTTCTGCGCCTCGGCCCCGGCCGGCCGCTGATCCTGTTTGACGGGAAGGGTGGTGAATATACGGCGGAACTGCTGGAGGCGGGGAAGAAGGCGCGTGCGAAAGTCGGCGACTACTGCGAAGATGATCGACAGTCACCGCTGGCAATCACTCTGGCTATCGGTATCAGCCGTGGCGACCGTTTCGACTGGGTAATCCAGAAGGCCACGGAGCTGGGGGTGAAGGATATCCAGCCGCTGTTTACCGAGCGCTGTGAAGTAAAGCTCTCCGGCGACCGCCTGCAAAAAAAGCTTGGCCAGTGGCAGCAGATTGCCATTAGTGCCTGCGAGCAGAGCGCCCGCAACCGGGTGCCGGAGATTCTGCCGCCGATGAAGTTGCCGCAGTACCTCGATGAGCAGCGCGATTCGGTGGATGGTGACGTGGCCGGCAATACACTGAAACTGGTGCTGCACCACCGCACCGAGGAGACGCTGGCGCAGCTGGAGCAGCAACTGGGACGGCCCCGGTCGACGCTGTTGCTGGTGGGGCCCGAAGGCGGGCTCTCGGCGGAGGAAATTGAGCTGGCGCTGGACAAGGGGTTCCACGCTCTGCGCCTGGGGCCGCGGGTGCTGCGCACCGAGACGGCGCCGGTGGCGGCGCTGTCTGTACTGCAGTTTCAATGGGGTGATTTTTAG
- the gap gene encoding type I glyceraldehyde-3-phosphate dehydrogenase has protein sequence MPNQSPIRLAINGYGRIGRSVLRALYESNLRDQMQIVAINELADCATIAHLTKYDTVHGRFHGEVTVHNDALQINGDPIAVTHFENLEDLDWRQERVDIVLECTGSFTERERAELHLKAGAKKVIFSQPATSDVDATIVYGVNDTALTGAETIISAASCTTNCSIPVIAALESAFGIEAGVITTIHSAMNDQPVNDAYHHTDLRKTRSAISSIIPVDTGLARGIERILPEMAGKFEAQAMRVPTVNVSAIDLSVQLHRNVTQAEVNSVLKRAAETRFSGVLGYTEEPLTSCDYNHDPRSGIVDASQTRVAGGRLVKVLIWFDNEWGFANRMLDVARHVNV, from the coding sequence ATGCCCAACCAATCTCCTATAAGACTCGCCATCAACGGCTACGGCCGCATAGGACGCAGCGTTCTGCGCGCCCTCTACGAATCCAATCTGCGCGACCAAATGCAGATCGTTGCCATCAACGAGCTGGCCGACTGCGCCACCATCGCGCACCTGACCAAATACGACACCGTGCACGGCCGCTTCCATGGCGAAGTCACCGTCCACAACGACGCCTTACAGATTAACGGCGACCCGATTGCCGTCACCCACTTTGAAAACCTCGAAGACCTCGACTGGCGCCAAGAGCGCGTGGATATCGTCCTCGAGTGCACCGGCAGCTTCACTGAACGCGAACGCGCGGAACTGCATTTAAAGGCGGGTGCCAAGAAAGTCATCTTCTCCCAGCCCGCCACCAGCGACGTCGACGCCACCATCGTCTACGGCGTCAACGACACCGCACTGACCGGCGCTGAGACCATCATCTCCGCCGCCTCCTGCACCACCAACTGCAGCATTCCCGTCATCGCCGCACTGGAGAGCGCCTTCGGCATCGAAGCCGGCGTTATCACCACCATCCACTCGGCCATGAACGACCAGCCGGTAAATGATGCCTACCATCACACCGACCTGCGCAAAACCCGTTCCGCCATCTCCTCCATCATCCCGGTAGATACCGGACTGGCCCGGGGAATCGAGCGCATACTCCCGGAAATGGCCGGCAAATTCGAAGCCCAGGCCATGCGCGTACCCACCGTCAACGTCTCCGCCATCGACCTCTCCGTGCAGCTGCACAGAAATGTCACCCAGGCGGAAGTGAACTCGGTACTGAAGCGCGCAGCAGAAACCCGGTTCTCCGGTGTACTGGGCTATACCGAAGAACCGCTCACCTCCTGCGACTACAACCACGATCCCCGCTCCGGCATTGTCGATGCCAGCCAGACCCGTGTAGCCGGCGGCAGGCTGGTCAAGGTACTGATCTGGTTCGACAACGAATGGGGCTTTGCCAACCGCATGCTGGATGTCGCCAGACACGTGAACGTTTGA
- the metF gene encoding methylenetetrahydrofolate reductase [NAD(P)H]: MSKLRISFEFFPPKTEEGRDKLYNTREQLQGFNPEFFSVTYGAGGTTRDTTANIVTSLRKDGISIAPHLSFGGDNEEIVLGLLERYKEAGVDRIVALRGDMPSGMGSVAQLVYANELVAFIRRHTGDHFHLEVAAYPEIHPEAESYDDDIRFLKGKFEAGANSALTQYFYNPDAYFYFLDQCEKAGIDAPIYPGIMPITNFTNLARFSRNCGAEIPRWLKYRMESFRDPEDVKKLGLEIVTDLCETLLEGGAPGLHFYTMNQVGPTADILKALDLNIAQ, encoded by the coding sequence ATGAGCAAGTTACGTATCAGTTTTGAATTTTTCCCGCCGAAAACCGAAGAGGGTCGGGACAAACTGTATAACACCCGCGAACAGCTGCAGGGATTCAACCCCGAATTTTTCTCGGTCACCTACGGCGCCGGCGGCACCACCCGCGACACCACCGCAAATATCGTCACCAGTCTGCGCAAGGATGGCATTTCCATCGCACCGCACCTGTCCTTCGGCGGCGACAACGAAGAGATCGTGCTGGGCCTGCTAGAGCGCTACAAGGAAGCCGGCGTGGATCGTATTGTCGCCCTGCGCGGCGATATGCCCTCGGGCATGGGTTCGGTGGCACAACTGGTGTACGCCAATGAGCTGGTGGCTTTCATCCGCCGTCATACCGGCGATCACTTCCATCTGGAAGTGGCGGCCTATCCGGAAATTCACCCGGAAGCGGAAAGCTACGACGACGACATCCGTTTCCTGAAGGGCAAGTTCGAGGCCGGCGCCAACAGCGCACTGACCCAGTACTTCTACAACCCGGATGCCTACTTCTACTTCCTCGACCAGTGCGAGAAAGCCGGTATCGACGCCCCCATCTACCCGGGCATCATGCCGATCACCAATTTCACCAACCTCGCGCGCTTCTCGCGCAACTGCGGAGCGGAAATCCCGCGCTGGCTGAAATACCGCATGGAGAGCTTCCGCGATCCGGAAGACGTGAAGAAGCTCGGACTGGAAATTGTTACCGACCTGTGTGAAACCCTGCTGGAAGGCGGCGCGCCCGGCCTGCATTTTTACACCATGAATCAGGTGGGACCGACCGCGGATATATTGAAAGCGCTGGATCTTAATATCGCCCAGTAA
- the metK gene encoding methionine adenosyltransferase, whose amino-acid sequence MSEYSIFTSESVSEGHPDKIADQISDAVLDALLARDKNARVACETLVKTGIAVIAGEISTSAWVDLEDLVRKVITDIGYTSSDVGYDGETCGVINVIGKQSVDIAQGVDRVKPEDQGAGDQGLMFGYATDETPTFMPSPIYYAHRLVERQAEARKSGLLPWLRPDAKSQVTFRYDENGKPCAIDAVVLSTQHNPEVSQEDLREAVLELIVHHVLPAELLHENTKFHINPTGKFVIGGPVGDCGLTGRKIIVDTYGGSARHGGGAFSGKDPSKVDRSAAYAGRYVAKNIVAAGLASRCEIQVSYAIGVAEPTSVSINTFGTGKVSDERLIELVRENFDLRPYAISKALDLLHPMYQLTAAYGHFGREPFEHTYKWVDSHGHEQTETFTAFPWEKTDKAETLRAQAVI is encoded by the coding sequence ATGAGTGAATACAGCATTTTTACTTCGGAATCCGTATCCGAAGGACATCCGGACAAAATTGCCGACCAGATTTCCGACGCGGTTCTGGACGCCCTGCTGGCGCGTGACAAGAATGCGCGCGTTGCATGTGAGACCCTGGTGAAAACCGGTATCGCAGTAATTGCCGGTGAAATCAGCACCTCCGCCTGGGTCGACCTCGAAGACCTGGTGCGCAAGGTCATCACCGATATCGGTTACACCTCGTCCGACGTCGGTTACGACGGCGAAACCTGTGGTGTGATCAACGTGATCGGCAAACAGTCCGTGGATATCGCCCAGGGCGTCGACCGTGTAAAACCGGAAGACCAGGGTGCTGGCGACCAGGGCCTGATGTTCGGCTACGCCACCGACGAAACCCCGACCTTCATGCCCTCCCCGATCTACTACGCCCACCGTCTGGTCGAGCGCCAGGCCGAAGCGCGCAAATCCGGACTGCTGCCGTGGCTGCGCCCGGACGCCAAGAGCCAGGTCACCTTCCGTTACGACGAAAACGGCAAGCCCTGCGCCATCGACGCCGTGGTGCTGTCCACCCAGCACAATCCGGAAGTGAGCCAAGAAGACCTGCGCGAAGCGGTACTGGAACTGATCGTACACCACGTGCTGCCCGCCGAGCTGCTGCACGAAAACACCAAGTTCCACATCAACCCAACCGGCAAGTTTGTCATCGGTGGCCCGGTGGGCGACTGTGGCCTCACCGGCCGTAAGATCATCGTCGACACCTACGGTGGTTCCGCCCGTCACGGCGGCGGCGCCTTCTCCGGTAAAGACCCGTCCAAGGTTGACCGCTCTGCAGCTTACGCCGGTCGTTACGTGGCCAAGAATATTGTGGCCGCCGGCCTCGCCAGCCGCTGCGAAATCCAGGTGTCCTACGCCATCGGCGTGGCAGAGCCGACCTCCGTGTCCATCAACACATTCGGCACCGGCAAGGTAAGCGACGAGCGCCTGATCGAGCTGGTGCGCGAGAACTTCGACCTGCGCCCCTACGCCATCTCCAAGGCCCTGGACCTGCTGCACCCGATGTACCAGCTGACCGCGGCCTACGGCCACTTCGGCCGCGAGCCGTTTGAGCACACCTACAAGTGGGTGGACAGCCACGGCCACGAGCAGACCGAAACCTTTACCGCCTTCCCGTGGGAAAAAACCGACAAGGCGGAAACCCTGCGCGCACAGGCAGTTATTTGA
- a CDS encoding HAD family phosphatase yields MGNPFSETRLVIFDCDGVLVDSETIVCRVLAEEMTKLGMPATAEELDEQFSGRPSRDCILDIEARYGGPLPESYFHTTESRIRRAFHEELEPVTGIHEVLEKLQGTDLQSCVASSGPHAKMQITLNKTGLWDFFEGRIFSADDVGRGKPWPDLFLHSARQFEVDPQHCLVVEDSIAGVKAAVAAGMPVIGYSHNSARGRQLEAEGARVIHDMQLLLDYL; encoded by the coding sequence ATGGGTAACCCGTTTTCAGAAACCCGCCTGGTGATCTTTGATTGTGACGGCGTGCTGGTGGATAGCGAGACCATCGTGTGTCGCGTGCTGGCAGAGGAGATGACCAAGCTGGGGATGCCGGCAACGGCGGAGGAACTGGACGAGCAGTTCAGTGGCCGGCCGTCGCGGGATTGTATTCTCGATATCGAGGCGCGCTACGGTGGCCCGCTGCCGGAGTCCTATTTTCACACCACGGAAAGCCGTATCCGCCGCGCTTTCCACGAGGAGCTGGAGCCCGTCACCGGTATCCACGAGGTACTGGAAAAGCTACAGGGTACAGATCTGCAATCCTGTGTGGCGTCTTCTGGGCCGCACGCGAAAATGCAGATCACCCTGAACAAGACCGGCCTGTGGGATTTCTTTGAGGGGCGTATTTTCAGTGCGGACGATGTGGGCCGCGGCAAGCCCTGGCCGGACCTGTTCCTGCACAGTGCGCGCCAGTTCGAGGTGGACCCGCAACACTGTCTGGTAGTCGAGGATTCCATCGCCGGGGTGAAGGCGGCAGTGGCTGCGGGTATGCCGGTGATCGGCTACAGCCACAACAGCGCGCGCGGCCGTCAGCTGGAAGCCGAGGGCGCGCGGGTGATCCATGATATGCAGTTGCTGCTGGATTACCTCTGA
- a CDS encoding metalloregulator ArsR/SmtB family transcription factor, translated as MLNSSSSSGSASAEREAHASAQIPQLAATLKAAGDPLRLEILRLLAQDSYSVLELCRIFDLRQPALSHHLKVLAQAGLVSKRREGNNLFYRRTAGSELLQQLFAGLDQLALTEARAETVARIAAERAEASRRFFADYGNRFREQQELIASYSVYGPQVAQMLKPGRHALEVGPGEGEFLEELASRFGTVTALDLSQTMLERAQAFADEQGLQNIEFVCDDTRAAASRPESCDAIVVNMVLHHTPEPAQIFHDLQKSLKVGGQLLITELHDHKQDWARDACGDLWLGFAPQQLIEWAAEAGLQKGRSEHSALRNGFQIQIQEFVKGS; from the coding sequence ATGCTTAATTCCAGTAGTTCCAGCGGCAGTGCCAGCGCCGAGCGTGAAGCACACGCCAGCGCCCAGATTCCACAGCTGGCGGCGACCCTAAAGGCCGCCGGGGATCCGCTGCGCCTGGAGATTCTGCGCCTGCTGGCCCAGGACTCCTACAGCGTGCTGGAGCTGTGTCGCATCTTCGACCTGCGCCAGCCGGCGCTCTCCCACCACCTGAAAGTGCTCGCGCAGGCAGGCCTGGTGAGCAAGCGCCGCGAGGGCAACAACCTGTTCTACCGCCGCACCGCGGGTAGCGAGCTGCTGCAACAGCTGTTTGCCGGCCTTGACCAGCTGGCGCTCACCGAGGCTCGTGCGGAAACCGTTGCGCGGATTGCCGCGGAACGCGCGGAGGCCTCGCGCCGCTTTTTCGCGGATTACGGCAATCGCTTCCGCGAGCAGCAGGAGTTGATCGCCAGTTATAGCGTCTACGGTCCGCAAGTAGCACAGATGTTGAAACCGGGGCGTCACGCGCTGGAGGTGGGCCCTGGTGAAGGGGAATTTCTCGAGGAACTGGCAAGCCGCTTCGGCACGGTGACTGCTCTGGACCTGTCGCAGACGATGCTGGAGCGAGCGCAGGCATTTGCGGATGAGCAGGGCCTGCAGAATATCGAGTTCGTGTGCGACGACACCCGTGCGGCGGCGTCTCGTCCGGAAAGTTGCGATGCGATTGTGGTGAATATGGTTTTGCACCACACGCCGGAGCCGGCACAGATTTTTCACGATTTGCAGAAGTCGTTGAAAGTGGGCGGACAGCTGTTGATTACGGAGCTGCACGATCACAAGCAGGACTGGGCTCGGGATGCCTGTGGCGACCTGTGGCTGGGCTTTGCTCCGCAGCAGTTGATTGAGTGGGCGGCCGAGGCCGGCCTGCAGAAGGGACGCAGTGAACACAGCGCCCTGCGCAACGGGTTTCAGATTCAAATTCAGGAGTTTGTTAAGGGTTCCTGA
- the tkt gene encoding transketolase: MSSTPSRTEKANAIRALAMDAVQKAKSGHPGAPMGMADIAEVLWNDYLKHNPANPEWADRDRFVLSNGHGSMLLYSLLHLTGYDLSIHELQNFRQLHSKTPGHPEYGYAPGVETTTGPLGQGITNAVGFALAEKVLAAQFNREGYELVDHHTYCFLGDGCLMEGISHEACSLAGTLGLGKLIAFYDDNGISIDGEVEGWFTDDTPKRFESYGWHVIPGVDGHDPAAIKAAIEEARAETGKPTIICCKTVIGFGSPNKQGREECHGAPLGDEEIALVRETLGWKHEPFVIPEDLYHAWDGRAKGGEQEDEWNDIFEDYTEAHPELAEEFVRRMKGDLPADFLAKADEYIKQCQADGDKIASRKASQNTLNAFGPLLPEFLGGSADLAGSNLTIWSGAKGVSADDASGNYVYYGVREFGMSAIMNGIALHGGFVPYGATFLMFMEYARNAVRMAALMKQKVVFVYTHDSIGLGEDGPTHQPVEQLTALRSTPNLQTWRPCDATESAVSWKMAVSRSDGPSALIFSRQGLAPQARTDEQLANIEKGGYILRDSDGEPEAIIIATGSEVELAVAAADQLAGRKVRVVSMPCAEAFSTQSADYRESVLPSSVRARVAVEAGHKDYWYKFVGFDGAIIGMETFGESAPAGDLMKHFGITAEKVVEAVEGLLK, encoded by the coding sequence ATGTCTTCTACTCCGTCTCGCACAGAAAAGGCCAACGCCATCCGCGCACTAGCCATGGACGCGGTCCAGAAAGCCAAAAGCGGCCACCCCGGCGCGCCCATGGGTATGGCAGATATCGCTGAAGTGCTGTGGAACGACTATCTGAAGCACAACCCGGCCAACCCCGAGTGGGCTGACCGCGACCGCTTTGTGCTGTCCAACGGCCACGGTTCCATGCTGCTGTATTCCCTGCTGCACCTGACAGGTTACGACCTGTCCATCCACGAGCTGCAGAACTTCCGCCAGCTGCATTCCAAAACCCCGGGCCACCCGGAGTACGGTTACGCGCCGGGCGTTGAAACCACCACCGGCCCGCTGGGCCAGGGCATCACCAATGCCGTGGGCTTCGCCCTGGCCGAGAAAGTGCTGGCGGCCCAGTTCAACCGCGAAGGCTACGAACTGGTCGATCACCACACCTACTGTTTCCTGGGCGACGGCTGCCTGATGGAAGGCATCTCCCACGAAGCCTGCTCCCTGGCCGGCACCCTGGGCCTGGGCAAGCTGATCGCGTTCTACGACGACAACGGCATTTCCATCGACGGTGAAGTAGAAGGCTGGTTCACCGACGACACGCCCAAGCGTTTCGAATCCTACGGCTGGCACGTGATTCCGGGCGTGGATGGCCACGATCCCGCCGCCATCAAAGCCGCCATCGAAGAAGCCCGCGCGGAAACCGGCAAGCCCACCATTATCTGCTGCAAGACCGTGATCGGCTTCGGCTCCCCCAACAAGCAGGGCCGCGAAGAGTGTCACGGCGCACCGCTGGGCGACGAAGAGATCGCACTGGTACGTGAAACCCTGGGCTGGAAACACGAGCCCTTCGTCATCCCCGAAGACCTGTACCACGCCTGGGACGGCCGCGCCAAAGGCGGCGAACAGGAAGACGAGTGGAACGACATCTTCGAAGACTATACAGAAGCCCACCCGGAACTGGCCGAAGAGTTTGTACGCCGCATGAAAGGCGACCTGCCCGCGGACTTCCTCGCCAAGGCCGACGAGTACATCAAGCAGTGCCAGGCTGACGGCGACAAGATTGCCTCCCGTAAAGCCAGCCAGAACACCCTGAACGCGTTCGGCCCGCTGCTGCCAGAATTCCTCGGCGGTTCTGCCGACCTCGCCGGTTCCAACCTCACCATCTGGTCCGGCGCCAAAGGTGTGAGCGCCGACGATGCCTCCGGCAACTACGTCTACTACGGCGTACGTGAATTCGGCATGAGCGCGATCATGAACGGCATCGCCCTGCACGGCGGCTTCGTTCCCTATGGCGCCACCTTCCTGATGTTCATGGAATACGCCCGCAACGCCGTGCGTATGGCCGCCCTGATGAAGCAGAAGGTCGTGTTTGTATACACCCACGACTCCATCGGCCTCGGCGAAGACGGCCCCACCCACCAGCCGGTAGAACAGCTCACCGCACTGCGTTCCACCCCGAACCTGCAGACCTGGCGCCCCTGTGACGCCACCGAGTCCGCGGTGAGCTGGAAAATGGCCGTATCCCGCAGCGACGGCCCCAGCGCCCTCATCTTCAGCCGCCAGGGCCTCGCCCCGCAGGCGCGCACCGACGAGCAGCTGGCCAACATCGAGAAGGGCGGTTACATCCTGCGCGATAGCGACGGCGAACCGGAAGCGATCATCATCGCCACCGGCTCTGAAGTAGAACTGGCCGTAGCCGCTGCCGACCAGCTCGCTGGCCGCAAGGTACGCGTCGTTTCCATGCCCTGCGCCGAAGCCTTCTCTACCCAGAGCGCCGACTACCGCGAATCTGTGCTGCCTTCCAGCGTGCGCGCCCGCGTCGCCGTGGAAGCCGGTCACAAGGACTACTGGTACAAGTTCGTCGGCTTCGATGGCGCCATCATCGGCATGGAAACCTTCGGTGAATCCGCGCCAGCTGGCGATCTGATGAAGCACTTCGGCATCACTGCCGAGAAGGTTGTGGAAGCGGTTGAAGGACTGCTGAAGTAA
- a CDS encoding DTW domain-containing protein: MKIYLLTHERELDRPTNTGRLALDVGGDTEGVVERIVWNRVAPCPKLLSVLKAPNTGLLYPVAEVPGEEIALADCDQFVLLDATWQEARKMFNRSPYLHPVKRVALNTTAASRYALRRNQRQGGLCTVECVIEILRSKGRMELAAHIQAQFDHFNIR; the protein is encoded by the coding sequence GTGAAAATTTATCTCCTGACCCACGAAAGAGAGCTGGATAGGCCGACGAATACCGGAAGGCTCGCGCTGGATGTGGGCGGGGATACGGAAGGCGTCGTCGAGCGCATCGTCTGGAACCGCGTCGCACCCTGCCCAAAATTGCTTTCCGTGCTCAAGGCTCCCAATACAGGATTGCTGTATCCGGTAGCGGAAGTGCCTGGCGAAGAGATCGCACTTGCGGATTGTGATCAATTTGTCCTGCTGGACGCCACCTGGCAGGAAGCACGCAAGATGTTTAATCGCAGCCCCTATTTGCATCCCGTAAAACGTGTTGCGTTGAACACGACTGCAGCCTCGCGCTATGCGCTGCGGCGCAATCAGCGACAGGGCGGTTTGTGTACCGTGGAATGCGTCATCGAAATTTTGCGGAGCAAGGGGCGCATGGAATTGGCTGCGCACATACAGGCGCAATTCGACCACTTCAATATCCGATAG
- a CDS encoding OmpA family protein, with protein sequence MPAPLSATCKSIARQHPRWASFLILIPSLLLSGCPDPTKKYTLDPRDLVSNGLGEQSARTAAPFGDDMVRYLMGQTREAGDTFVLDVDFEPGGFAPRMDTLGDVEALLVIMRDFPKLKIVVEGHTDNAGDPKKNRKLSQWRANWVRQFLLERGIDEERVEAAGLGDSDPVADNDTQRGREQNRRLVVRVIDFEGKPINVWMDGPKK encoded by the coding sequence ATGCCTGCACCCCTTAGCGCCACCTGTAAGTCGATCGCCCGTCAACATCCGCGCTGGGCGTCGTTTCTGATACTGATTCCCTCGCTGCTACTGAGCGGCTGTCCGGACCCGACGAAGAAATACACCCTCGATCCTCGCGATCTGGTCAGCAATGGCCTTGGTGAACAGTCTGCACGCACCGCGGCGCCGTTTGGCGATGACATGGTGCGCTACCTGATGGGGCAGACGCGGGAGGCGGGCGATACCTTCGTGCTGGATGTGGATTTCGAGCCCGGTGGTTTTGCGCCGAGAATGGACACCCTTGGAGACGTGGAAGCACTGCTAGTGATTATGCGCGACTTTCCCAAACTTAAAATCGTGGTGGAAGGGCACACGGACAACGCTGGCGACCCCAAGAAAAACCGCAAGCTGTCGCAGTGGCGAGCGAATTGGGTAAGGCAGTTTTTACTGGAGCGCGGTATCGATGAGGAGCGGGTCGAGGCGGCAGGCCTGGGGGATTCCGATCCGGTTGCCGACAATGATACCCAGCGGGGTAGGGAGCAGAATCGGCGTCTGGTGGTGCGCGTGATCGATTTTGAGGGCAAGCCGATCAATGTGTGGATGGATGGCCCGAAAAAATAG
- the ahcY gene encoding adenosylhomocysteinase yields MSTEFKDFKVADISLADWGRMEIEIAEGEMPALITLREKYRAEQPLAGARIMGCIHMTIQTAVLIETLVALGAEVRWSSCNIFSTQDHAAAAIAASGIPVFAWKGETEEEYEWCLERTIGADVAGWQPNMILDDGGDLTELLHRKYPELLDKCHGISEETTTGVHRLQDMLKAGTLKVPAINVNDSVTKSKNDNKYGCRHSLNDAIKRGTDHLLSGKKALVIGYGDVGKGSAASLRQEGMIVKVTEVDPICAMQACMDGYELVSPYINGINDGSESCINKELLANTDLIVTTTGNVNVCDANMLKALKSGAVVSNIGHFDNEIDTAFMRKNWEWQEVKPQVHKIVRNAETNDHLLLLSEGRLVNLGNATGHPSRIMDGSFANQVLAQIHLYNEKFADLPADQKVSALYVKVLPKHLDEEVAKYMVEGFGGVITRMTEDQAKYIGVSVDGPYKPESYKY; encoded by the coding sequence ATGAGCACTGAATTTAAAGACTTCAAAGTAGCCGACATCTCCCTCGCCGATTGGGGCCGCATGGAAATTGAAATTGCGGAAGGCGAAATGCCCGCGCTGATTACCCTGCGGGAAAAATACCGCGCGGAACAGCCGCTGGCCGGCGCCCGCATCATGGGCTGTATCCACATGACCATCCAGACCGCGGTACTGATCGAAACCCTGGTTGCCCTGGGTGCGGAAGTACGCTGGTCCTCTTGTAACATTTTCTCTACCCAGGACCACGCTGCGGCAGCCATCGCAGCGTCCGGTATCCCGGTATTTGCCTGGAAAGGCGAAACCGAGGAAGAGTACGAGTGGTGTCTCGAACGCACCATCGGTGCCGATGTTGCCGGCTGGCAGCCCAACATGATCCTGGACGACGGCGGCGACCTTACCGAACTGCTGCACCGCAAGTACCCGGAGCTGCTGGACAAGTGTCACGGTATTTCCGAGGAAACCACCACCGGTGTGCACCGTCTGCAGGACATGCTGAAAGCGGGTACGCTCAAGGTTCCGGCAATCAACGTGAACGACTCCGTCACCAAGAGCAAAAACGACAACAAGTACGGCTGTCGCCACAGCCTGAACGATGCCATCAAGCGCGGTACCGACCACCTGCTGTCTGGCAAGAAAGCGCTGGTGATTGGTTACGGCGACGTGGGTAAAGGCTCCGCGGCTTCCCTGCGTCAGGAAGGCATGATCGTTAAGGTAACCGAGGTAGACCCCATCTGCGCCATGCAGGCCTGTATGGACGGCTACGAACTGGTATCTCCTTATATCAACGGCATAAACGATGGCAGCGAGTCCTGCATCAACAAGGAACTGCTGGCGAACACCGACCTGATCGTGACCACCACCGGTAACGTCAACGTGTGCGATGCGAATATGCTGAAAGCACTCAAGTCCGGCGCCGTGGTTTCCAATATCGGCCACTTCGACAATGAGATCGATACCGCTTTCATGCGTAAAAACTGGGAGTGGCAGGAAGTAAAACCGCAGGTGCACAAGATCGTGCGCAACGCGGAAACCAACGATCACCTGCTGCTGCTTTCCGAAGGCCGCCTGGTGAACCTGGGCAACGCCACCGGCCACCCCAGCCGCATCATGGACGGCTCCTTCGCCAACCAGGTGCTGGCACAGATCCACCTTTACAACGAAAAGTTTGCCGACCTGCCGGCGGACCAGAAGGTTTCTGCGTTGTACGTAAAAGTACTGCCCAAGCACCTGGACGAGGAAGTGGCGAAGTACATGGTGGAAGGTTTTGGCGGTGTGATTACCCGCATGACCGAAGACCAGGCCAAGTACATCGGCGTTTCCGTTGACGGCCCTTACAAGCCGGAAAGCTACAAGTATTAA